One stretch of Actinacidiphila sp. DG2A-62 DNA includes these proteins:
- a CDS encoding ABC transporter ATP-binding protein, with protein sequence MTARPAAGDGGEGGAEPVREPVRESGRGREDRARRPRGRVRAAGAASAGTPAAQPAADPAAHTARTGPRVRAAARESARKPADDFAKDPADAFADNFADNSANTPANARARGARGDGAHPHDAHPHDARAHDTRTPAASPVLQVSGLAKRYGDVDALAGFDLTVRPGEIVGLVGHNGAGKTTFVEVVSGLIRADAGTALVDGADPVAARGVIGVSPQHIALYPSVTVREHLRLFGGLSGLRRGALRAAVDEVADDLRLTEFLDRPAGVLSGGQQRRAQAGVALIHRPRLLLLDEPTAGADPETRQALLDAVRRRAAEGAGVVYTTHYLAELTELDATIAVAKRGRVVARGTAAELLAGLPGEVALTFADGSEQRRSTDDPTAALIRLLAEATQPVTSVDVRKPDLDDLYRSLAVLDEA encoded by the coding sequence GTGACGGCCCGGCCCGCGGCCGGCGACGGCGGCGAGGGCGGTGCCGAGCCCGTGCGCGAGCCCGTGCGCGAGTCCGGCCGCGGCCGCGAGGACCGTGCGCGCCGTCCGCGCGGCCGGGTCCGCGCCGCCGGCGCCGCGTCCGCCGGGACGCCTGCCGCGCAGCCCGCCGCCGATCCGGCCGCGCACACCGCGCGGACCGGCCCGCGTGTCCGTGCCGCCGCCCGCGAGTCCGCCCGCAAGCCCGCGGACGACTTCGCGAAAGACCCCGCGGACGCCTTCGCGGACAACTTCGCGGACAACTCCGCCAACACCCCTGCGAACGCCCGCGCGCGCGGCGCCCGCGGGGACGGCGCCCACCCGCACGACGCCCACCCACACGACGCCCGCGCGCACGACACCCGTACGCCGGCCGCGTCCCCGGTCCTCCAGGTGAGCGGACTGGCCAAGCGCTACGGCGACGTCGACGCGCTGGCCGGGTTCGACCTGACCGTGCGGCCCGGGGAGATCGTCGGACTGGTCGGCCACAACGGCGCCGGCAAGACCACTTTCGTGGAGGTCGTCTCCGGGCTGATCAGGGCCGACGCCGGCACCGCGCTGGTGGACGGCGCCGATCCGGTCGCCGCCCGCGGCGTGATCGGCGTGTCGCCGCAGCACATCGCGCTCTACCCGTCGGTGACCGTCCGCGAGCACCTGCGGCTGTTCGGCGGGCTGTCGGGGCTGCGCCGCGGCGCGTTGCGCGCCGCGGTGGACGAGGTGGCGGACGACCTGCGGCTGACGGAGTTCCTCGACCGGCCGGCCGGTGTGCTCTCCGGCGGCCAGCAGCGCCGCGCCCAGGCCGGCGTCGCGCTGATCCACCGCCCCCGGCTGCTGCTGCTGGACGAGCCGACCGCGGGCGCCGACCCCGAGACCCGCCAGGCGCTGCTCGACGCGGTGCGGCGGCGCGCCGCCGAGGGCGCCGGCGTCGTCTACACCACGCACTACCTGGCCGAGCTGACCGAGCTCGACGCCACCATCGCCGTCGCCAAGCGCGGCCGGGTGGTGGCCCGCGGCACCGCCGCCGAACTGCTGGCGGGCCTGCCCGGCGAGGTCGCGCTGACCTTCGCCGACGGCAGCGAGCAGCGCCGGTCCACCGACGACCCGACCGCCGCGCTGATCCGGCTGCTGGCCGAGGCGACGCAGCCGGTCACCTCGGTCGACGTGCGCAAACCCGATCTGGACGACCTCTACCGATCCCTGGCGGTGCTCGATGAAGCATGA
- a CDS encoding ABC transporter permease produces the protein MNAEALHRTGLLVRHNLVLRLRDPSQLISYVVMPMVLMTVLKPLYVKALSSGTVQAVTGPLVMFSVFALAVVGHSIMVEREWRTWDRLRVTRACRTELLLGKTVPAFLILLLQQTVVLGFGCLVLGLRLPASVGWVVLAVAIWGFTLLSVGAALATLARTRGDLSVVSDLGAVAVSALGGALVPVSLMPAWARHIAPASPGYWAMSLIRAALEGDGSAMVRPALVCLSIGVAFGTLAAYRLARGWGRSRLL, from the coding sequence ATGAACGCCGAGGCCCTGCACCGCACCGGACTGCTGGTCCGGCACAACCTGGTCCTGCGGCTGCGCGACCCCAGCCAGCTGATCAGCTACGTGGTGATGCCCATGGTGCTGATGACCGTACTCAAACCGCTCTACGTCAAGGCGCTGTCCAGCGGCACCGTGCAGGCCGTCACCGGGCCGCTGGTGATGTTCTCGGTCTTCGCGCTGGCCGTCGTCGGCCACTCGATCATGGTCGAGCGCGAGTGGCGCACCTGGGACCGGCTGCGCGTCACCCGGGCCTGCCGCACCGAACTGCTGCTCGGCAAGACCGTGCCGGCGTTCCTGATCCTGCTGCTCCAGCAGACCGTGGTCCTCGGCTTCGGCTGCCTGGTGCTGGGCCTGCGGCTGCCCGCGTCGGTCGGCTGGGTGGTCCTGGCCGTCGCGATCTGGGGCTTCACCCTGCTGTCGGTGGGCGCGGCGCTGGCCACGCTCGCCCGCACCCGCGGCGACCTCAGCGTGGTCTCCGACCTCGGCGCCGTCGCCGTCAGCGCGCTCGGCGGCGCCCTGGTGCCGGTCAGCCTGATGCCGGCCTGGGCCCGCCACATCGCGCCGGCCTCGCCCGGCTACTGGGCGATGTCCCTCATCCGCGCGGCGCTCGAAGGGGACGGGTCGGCGATGGTCCGGCCCGCCCTGGTGTGCCTGTCCATCGGCGTCGCCTTCGGGACGCTCGCCGCCTACCGGCTGGCGCGCGGCTGGGGCCGCAGCCGCCTGTTGTGA
- a CDS encoding SDR family NAD(P)-dependent oxidoreductase, with product MNHVVTDDAFDRYESAVALVGMSGRFPGAPDVAALWRNVLAGASGLREITADELAAAGVPLEAAADPHYVRVGGPVDGLAEFDAAVFGFSPREAETMDPQHRLFLECCWEALESAGYPPVAPPGRVGVFGGAAFPDYLMDNVAHVVDEPGGRLLVGVGNERDSFTSLVAYKLGLRGPSLSVQTFCSTSLVAVHLAVQSLLTFDSDMALAGGAFLPLPQPAGYHYEPGGITSPLGRPRSFDAAADGTVMGSGVGVVALKRMTDALADGDLVHAVILGSAVNNDGREKVGYTAPGVDGQAEVIRTALDVADVAPETLGYVECHATGTALGDGIELAAMARVFRNAPERPAVLGTAKATLGHLDRAAGVTGLIRAALSVREGVRPGVPGFETPNPALAAAADRFTVQPDTRPWPRGEGPRRAGVSSFGLGGTNAHVVLEQAPPRPERGTPYPGPHLLAFSANDAAGLDAIGERLRAHLGEHPELDPADVAFTLQVSRGHFALRRTAVVADLADAVAALADPARWTDGETVRRDPLVRLAPDPAAPAAWWAELADAVREMLPAAEDDAAAADAASSADADGDASAVAADRDRALAALAEGLRALGVRVADAASGADARGHVETLTVGPAAAGPGPAGSSGGVGTIGAGADSGAGRDAGDRGRAREWIAGALGRLWLAGASLDWAALHRGEGRRVELPTFPFRRSRYWVDPLPGAARDKAAAAPVEGRVDDLDRWTYLPVWRRRPLPTADLDERLRAAGPWLVLAGEERAEALVRRLARAGAEVVTARPGETFGQDDAGDFTVRPDSADSLGELLAAQFVAPRTVVHGLALASPEGDGAAHFTAELDRGVYAALALVKALADDPLAPPAEVVLLTGGAAAVAGADLDHPEHAALAALAPTIAQENPHLTCRHIDLEAGGPAGAAGAARPGGPDAAAGIADEDVEQALAAMVHPHEGPAAVRSGELWVRDYQQHPLPAPDPARPLFRADETVLITGGLGDVGLVLARHLAERYGSRLVLTARTALPPRERWAELAGGEGRQARHIRNVLALEAAGAQVLAAGVDVGDEEGMRAVVAAADARFGGVDVVVHAAGVQDPSWFKLAHLSDRECCETHLHAKVRGFHTLQAVLGDRARDRRITLSSLSAVLGGIALGPYSAANAALDAYARRARRRGQGRWITVDWDTWDIDPERLEGHNPQVQAYRMAPREGVEVLERSLAAASGVAQVVVSSGPIGPRLARWVTGGGPAADAAASDGERHPRPDLTTPYQEPAEGVERALADIWGAVLGVEGVGADDDFFELGGHSMLAIQMTARIRAAVGADVAATDLVEHPTVRRLAAAVARAAAPVAV from the coding sequence ATGAATCACGTCGTGACCGACGACGCGTTCGACCGGTACGAGTCCGCGGTGGCGCTGGTCGGCATGTCCGGCCGGTTCCCCGGCGCACCCGACGTCGCCGCCCTGTGGCGCAACGTGCTGGCGGGCGCGAGCGGACTGCGCGAGATCACCGCGGACGAGCTGGCCGCGGCGGGCGTGCCGCTCGAGGCCGCCGCAGACCCGCACTACGTCAGGGTCGGCGGACCGGTCGACGGCCTGGCCGAGTTCGACGCCGCCGTGTTCGGCTTCTCGCCGCGCGAGGCCGAGACGATGGACCCGCAGCACCGGCTGTTCCTGGAATGCTGCTGGGAGGCCCTGGAGAGCGCCGGCTACCCGCCGGTCGCGCCGCCCGGACGGGTCGGAGTGTTCGGCGGCGCCGCCTTCCCCGACTACCTGATGGACAACGTCGCCCACGTGGTCGACGAGCCCGGCGGCCGGCTGCTGGTCGGCGTCGGCAACGAACGCGACTCCTTCACCTCCCTGGTGGCGTACAAGCTGGGGCTGCGCGGACCGAGCCTGAGCGTGCAGACCTTCTGCTCCACCTCGCTGGTCGCGGTGCACCTGGCGGTGCAGAGCCTGCTGACCTTCGACAGCGACATGGCGCTGGCGGGCGGCGCGTTCCTGCCGCTGCCGCAGCCGGCCGGCTACCACTACGAGCCCGGCGGCATCACCTCGCCGCTGGGCCGGCCGCGCAGCTTCGACGCCGCCGCCGACGGCACCGTGATGGGCTCGGGCGTCGGCGTGGTCGCCCTGAAGCGGATGACCGACGCGCTCGCCGACGGCGACCTGGTCCACGCGGTGATCCTCGGCTCGGCGGTCAACAACGACGGCCGGGAGAAGGTGGGTTACACCGCGCCCGGCGTCGACGGCCAGGCCGAGGTGATCCGCACCGCGCTGGACGTCGCCGACGTCGCCCCCGAGACGCTGGGCTACGTCGAGTGCCACGCCACCGGCACCGCGCTCGGCGACGGCATCGAACTCGCCGCCATGGCACGGGTGTTCCGCAACGCCCCCGAGCGCCCCGCGGTGCTCGGCACCGCCAAGGCCACGCTCGGCCACCTGGACCGCGCGGCCGGCGTCACCGGCCTGATCCGCGCGGCGCTGAGCGTACGCGAGGGGGTTCGCCCCGGCGTGCCCGGCTTCGAGACGCCCAACCCGGCGCTGGCCGCGGCGGCCGACCGGTTCACCGTGCAGCCCGACACCCGGCCCTGGCCGCGGGGCGAGGGCCCGCGCCGGGCCGGCGTCAGCTCCTTCGGCCTGGGCGGCACCAACGCCCACGTGGTGCTGGAGCAGGCCCCGCCGCGGCCGGAGCGCGGCACGCCGTACCCGGGCCCGCACCTGCTGGCGTTCTCCGCCAACGACGCCGCGGGCCTGGACGCGATCGGCGAACGCCTGCGCGCGCACCTGGGCGAGCACCCCGAACTCGACCCGGCCGACGTCGCGTTCACCCTCCAGGTCTCCCGCGGCCACTTCGCGCTGCGCCGCACCGCCGTGGTCGCCGACCTCGCCGACGCGGTGGCCGCGCTGGCCGACCCGGCCCGCTGGACCGACGGGGAGACCGTCCGCCGCGACCCGCTCGTCCGGCTCGCCCCGGACCCGGCGGCCCCGGCCGCCTGGTGGGCGGAACTCGCCGACGCCGTACGGGAGATGCTGCCGGCGGCCGAGGACGACGCGGCCGCGGCGGACGCGGCGTCCTCGGCGGACGCCGACGGGGACGCGTCGGCGGTCGCGGCCGACCGGGACCGCGCTCTCGCCGCGCTCGCGGAGGGCCTGCGCGCGCTCGGCGTGCGCGTCGCCGACGCCGCGTCCGGGGCGGACGCCCGGGGCCACGTCGAGACCCTCACGGTCGGCCCGGCGGCGGCCGGTCCGGGCCCGGCGGGCTCGTCCGGCGGTGTCGGGACCATCGGCGCCGGCGCCGACAGCGGTGCGGGCCGTGACGCCGGCGACCGCGGCCGGGCGCGGGAGTGGATCGCCGGCGCCCTGGGCCGGCTCTGGCTGGCCGGCGCGAGCCTGGACTGGGCCGCGCTGCACCGCGGCGAGGGCCGCCGGGTGGAGCTGCCGACGTTCCCCTTCCGGCGCAGCCGCTACTGGGTGGACCCGCTGCCCGGCGCGGCCCGCGACAAGGCCGCCGCGGCCCCCGTCGAGGGCCGGGTGGACGACCTGGACCGGTGGACGTACCTGCCGGTGTGGCGCCGCCGACCGCTGCCGACCGCCGACCTGGACGAGCGGCTGCGCGCCGCCGGGCCCTGGCTGGTGCTGGCCGGCGAGGAGCGGGCCGAGGCGCTGGTCCGGCGGCTCGCGCGGGCCGGCGCCGAGGTCGTCACCGCGCGGCCGGGCGAGACCTTCGGCCAGGACGACGCGGGCGACTTCACCGTACGGCCCGACAGCGCGGACAGCCTCGGCGAGCTGCTCGCCGCGCAGTTCGTCGCGCCGCGCACCGTCGTGCACGGCCTGGCGCTCGCCTCGCCCGAGGGCGACGGCGCCGCGCACTTCACCGCCGAGCTGGACCGCGGCGTCTACGCGGCGCTCGCCCTGGTCAAGGCGCTGGCCGACGACCCCCTCGCGCCGCCCGCCGAGGTGGTGCTGCTCACCGGCGGCGCCGCGGCCGTCGCCGGCGCGGACCTCGACCACCCCGAGCACGCGGCGCTGGCCGCCCTCGCGCCCACCATCGCCCAGGAGAACCCGCACCTGACGTGCCGTCACATCGACCTGGAGGCGGGCGGACCGGCCGGAGCGGCCGGAGCGGCGCGGCCGGGCGGACCGGACGCGGCCGCCGGCATCGCGGACGAGGACGTCGAGCAGGCGCTCGCCGCGATGGTCCACCCGCACGAGGGCCCGGCCGCGGTGCGGTCCGGCGAGCTGTGGGTGCGCGACTACCAGCAGCACCCGCTGCCCGCGCCCGATCCGGCGCGGCCGCTGTTCCGCGCCGACGAGACCGTGCTGATCACCGGCGGCCTCGGCGACGTGGGCCTGGTGCTCGCCCGGCACCTCGCCGAGCGCTACGGCTCCCGGCTGGTGCTCACCGCCCGCACCGCCCTGCCGCCGCGCGAGCGATGGGCGGAGCTGGCCGGCGGGGAGGGCCGGCAGGCCCGGCACATCCGCAACGTGCTGGCGCTGGAGGCGGCCGGCGCGCAGGTGCTGGCGGCCGGCGTGGACGTCGGCGACGAGGAGGGCATGCGGGCCGTGGTCGCCGCCGCCGACGCGCGCTTCGGCGGCGTCGACGTCGTGGTGCACGCGGCCGGCGTGCAGGACCCGAGCTGGTTCAAGCTGGCCCACCTGTCCGACCGCGAGTGCTGCGAGACCCATCTGCACGCCAAGGTGCGCGGCTTCCACACCCTCCAGGCGGTGCTCGGGGACCGGGCCAGGGACCGGAGGATCACGCTCTCCTCGCTGTCCGCGGTGCTCGGCGGCATCGCGCTCGGCCCCTATTCGGCGGCCAACGCGGCGCTCGACGCCTACGCCCGGCGGGCCAGGCGGCGCGGGCAGGGACGCTGGATCACCGTCGACTGGGACACCTGGGACATCGATCCCGAGCGCCTGGAGGGCCACAACCCGCAGGTCCAGGCGTACCGGATGGCCCCGCGGGAGGGTGTGGAGGTGCTGGAGCGCTCGCTCGCGGCGGCCTCCGGCGTCGCGCAGGTGGTGGTCTCCAGCGGGCCGATCGGCCCCCGGCTGGCCCGCTGGGTCACCGGCGGCGGCCCGGCCGCCGACGCCGCCGCGTCCGACGGCGAGCGCCACCCGCGCCCCGACCTGACCACCCCGTACCAGGAGCCGGCCGAGGGCGTCGAACGCGCGCTCGCCGACATCTGGGGGGCGGTCCTCGGCGTCGAGGGCGTCGGCGCCGACGACGACTTCTTCGAGCTGGGCGGCCACTCCATGCTGGCCATCCAGATGACCGCGCGGATCAGGGCGGCGGTCGGCGCGGACGTGGCCGCCACCGATCTGGTGGAGCACCCCACGGTGCGCCGGCTCGCCGCGGCCGTGGCCCGGGCGGCGGCCCCGGTCGCGGTCTGA
- a CDS encoding AMP-binding protein, whose translation MPVVREPVGPALPRPRPAGPDAVAYILFTSGSTGRPKGVPVLHRNVDAYLRFVHDRYGFHAGDVFSQTFDLTFDLAMFDLFTAWGSGGTVVSVPPTAYAALERFVAEQGITVWFSAPSLISQLGRRPQGLAAGGLASLRWSLFCGEPLLAHDAAAWQAAAPGSTVENLYGPTELTISCSVHRWDPERSPARCVNDIVPIGTLHPGLRRLLHDGELCVTGDQMVPGYLDPADDEGRFLEHEGQRWYRTGDLVRELDGGELAYLGRRDHQVQIHGIRVELAEVEWALRRLPGVTDAVAVAVDGELTAFLLGAPGAPAHLAKALGEFLPRPLVPRRFVPLAAFPLNANRKVDRKALTARAARGR comes from the coding sequence GTGCCGGTGGTGCGGGAGCCGGTCGGCCCCGCGCTGCCGCGGCCGCGCCCGGCCGGCCCCGACGCGGTCGCGTACATCCTGTTCACCTCGGGCTCCACCGGCCGTCCCAAGGGTGTGCCGGTGCTGCACCGCAACGTCGACGCGTATCTGCGCTTCGTGCACGACCGCTACGGCTTCCACGCCGGCGACGTGTTCTCGCAGACCTTCGACCTGACCTTCGACCTGGCGATGTTCGACCTGTTCACCGCCTGGGGCAGCGGCGGCACGGTGGTCAGCGTGCCGCCGACCGCCTACGCGGCGCTGGAGCGCTTCGTCGCCGAGCAGGGCATCACGGTGTGGTTCTCGGCGCCGAGCCTGATCTCCCAACTGGGCCGCCGTCCACAGGGGTTGGCGGCGGGTGGGCTGGCGAGCCTGCGCTGGAGCCTGTTCTGCGGCGAGCCGCTGCTGGCACACGACGCGGCGGCCTGGCAGGCGGCGGCGCCCGGCTCGACGGTGGAGAACCTCTACGGGCCCACCGAGTTGACCATCTCGTGCAGCGTGCACCGCTGGGACCCCGAGCGCTCCCCGGCCCGCTGCGTCAACGACATCGTGCCGATCGGCACCCTGCACCCGGGCCTGCGCCGGCTGCTGCACGACGGCGAACTGTGCGTCACCGGCGACCAGATGGTGCCCGGCTACCTCGACCCGGCCGACGACGAGGGCCGGTTCCTGGAGCACGAGGGGCAGCGCTGGTACCGCACCGGCGACCTGGTGCGTGAGCTGGACGGCGGCGAGCTGGCGTATCTGGGCCGCCGCGACCACCAGGTGCAGATCCACGGCATCCGGGTGGAACTCGCCGAGGTGGAATGGGCGTTGCGCCGCCTGCCCGGGGTGACGGACGCGGTGGCCGTCGCGGTCGACGGCGAACTCACCGCGTTCCTGCTGGGAGCGCCCGGCGCGCCCGCCCACCTGGCCAAGGCGCTGGGCGAGTTCCTGCCCCGCCCGCTGGTGCCGCGCCGTTTCGTCCCGCTGGCGGCGTTCCCGCTGAACGCCAACCGCAAGGTGGACCGCAAGGCGCTCACCGCCCGCGCCGCGCGGGGGCGGTGA
- a CDS encoding AMP-binding protein, with the protein MAALDLTAAAPDTDRSPDTDRSPGAHGSSGTDPGGSSGTGTGPGGVPGTGPARVSGAGGVGEDLRAAAAGTLTGWFLRGLAAGPDAEALRVGRTRLGYRELHERALALAGTVVAAVPGGRPRRVGLLAARSEQAYAGLLAAGYAGAAVVPLHPDFPAERTAAMAAAAGLDAVIADDRGPARCRP; encoded by the coding sequence ATGGCCGCGTTGGATCTCACGGCCGCGGCGCCGGACACGGACCGCTCGCCGGACACGGACCGCTCGCCGGGCGCGCACGGCTCGTCGGGTACGGACCCGGGCGGCTCGTCGGGTACGGGTACGGGCCCGGGCGGGGTGCCGGGTACGGGCCCGGCCCGGGTGTCCGGGGCCGGGGGCGTCGGGGAGGACTTGCGGGCCGCGGCGGCCGGGACGCTCACCGGGTGGTTCCTGCGGGGCCTGGCCGCCGGACCGGACGCGGAGGCGCTGCGGGTGGGGCGGACCCGGCTCGGCTACCGGGAGCTGCACGAGCGGGCGCTCGCGCTTGCCGGGACCGTCGTCGCGGCGGTCCCGGGCGGCCGGCCACGGCGGGTCGGCCTGCTGGCCGCGCGCAGCGAGCAGGCGTACGCGGGGCTGCTGGCCGCCGGGTACGCGGGCGCGGCGGTGGTGCCGCTGCACCCGGACTTCCCGGCCGAGCGGACCGCGGCGATGGCCGCCGCGGCCGGCCTGGACGCGGTGATCGCCGACGACCGGGGGCCGGCGCGCTGCCGGCCCTGA
- a CDS encoding thioesterase II family protein codes for MTTALRAPAAATAWFPFAEHPGSVGPRLYCLPHAGGSASAFRSWFGRIGEVSVRPVQPPGRETRLRETPYREMDRLVADLADAVLADLVDEGPAGGPVRPYAVYGHSLGALEAFELVREIRRRGGPDPLHLFVSGCGAPGDDPDADEPPIGAMSDEQVVALLRRIGGTPEWMLGDPSVLRMILPPFRADFAVKESHAPRAEPPLAVPVTALAADGDARTGTAGMAGWERHTTGPFQAYTLSGGHFAVLEQAGVTQRYIARALWGA; via the coding sequence GTGACGACGGCGCTGCGCGCACCGGCGGCGGCCACCGCGTGGTTCCCGTTCGCCGAGCACCCCGGCAGCGTCGGACCGCGGCTGTACTGCCTGCCGCACGCGGGCGGTTCGGCGTCGGCGTTCCGTTCGTGGTTCGGCCGGATCGGCGAGGTGTCGGTCCGGCCGGTGCAGCCGCCGGGCCGCGAGACCCGGCTGCGGGAGACCCCGTACCGCGAGATGGACCGGTTGGTCGCGGACCTGGCGGACGCGGTGCTCGCGGACCTGGTGGACGAGGGACCGGCCGGCGGGCCGGTGCGGCCGTACGCGGTGTACGGGCACAGCCTGGGCGCGCTGGAGGCGTTCGAGCTGGTCCGGGAGATCCGCCGGCGCGGCGGTCCCGATCCGCTGCACCTGTTCGTCTCCGGGTGCGGCGCGCCCGGCGACGACCCGGACGCCGACGAGCCGCCGATCGGCGCGATGTCCGACGAGCAGGTGGTGGCGCTGCTGCGGCGGATCGGCGGCACGCCGGAGTGGATGCTCGGCGACCCCTCGGTGCTGCGGATGATCCTGCCGCCGTTCCGCGCGGACTTCGCGGTGAAGGAGTCGCACGCGCCGCGGGCCGAGCCGCCGCTGGCCGTGCCGGTCACGGCGCTGGCCGCGGACGGCGACGCCCGCACCGGCACCGCCGGCATGGCCGGCTGGGAGCGCCACACCACCGGCCCGTTCCAGGCGTACACCCTGTCCGGCGGCCACTTCGCGGTGCTGGAGCAGGCCGGCGTGACCCAGCGCTACATCGCCCGCGCCCTGTGGGGGGCGTGA
- a CDS encoding HAD-IIIC family phosphatase codes for MSTGTRTAAEAATDTATDTATDPYRKPRQGRIKCVVWDLDNTLWDGVLLEDAEVRVRPHVVEHLHRLDALGVLHSVASKNDHDTAVAKLTELGLKDMFLFPQIGWDAKSESVRRIAAKLNLGLDAFAFVDDQEFELAEMEFSLPEVTRVNAADVDTELLREEFRPRFVSDESAQRRAMYRGQLARDEVESDFKGTNEEFLASLGMTFTIAPAAREDLQRAEELTVRTNQLNATGRTYSYDELDELRESPDHLLLVASLVDRFGSYGKIGLALVEKGDPDWRLRMMLMSCRVMSRGVGSVLLSHVMERARAAGAGLTADFVETGRNRMMQITYAFGGFREVSRDGARVVLAADMSQIQPAPGYVTLEVKP; via the coding sequence GTGAGCACGGGAACGCGGACCGCGGCGGAAGCGGCGACGGACACGGCGACGGACACGGCGACGGACCCCTACCGCAAGCCCAGACAGGGCCGCATCAAGTGCGTGGTGTGGGACCTGGACAACACCCTGTGGGACGGCGTCCTGCTGGAGGACGCCGAGGTGCGGGTGCGCCCGCACGTGGTGGAGCACCTGCACCGGCTGGACGCGCTGGGCGTCCTGCACTCGGTGGCCAGCAAGAACGACCACGACACGGCGGTGGCCAAGCTGACCGAGCTGGGCCTGAAGGACATGTTCCTGTTCCCGCAGATCGGCTGGGACGCCAAGTCCGAGTCGGTGCGCCGGATCGCCGCCAAGCTCAACCTGGGCCTGGACGCCTTCGCGTTCGTCGACGACCAGGAGTTCGAGCTGGCCGAGATGGAGTTCTCGCTGCCCGAGGTGACCCGGGTGAACGCGGCGGACGTGGACACCGAGCTGCTGCGCGAGGAGTTCCGGCCGCGGTTCGTGTCCGACGAGTCCGCGCAGCGCCGCGCGATGTACCGCGGGCAGCTGGCCAGGGACGAGGTGGAGAGCGACTTCAAGGGCACCAACGAGGAGTTCCTCGCCTCGCTCGGCATGACGTTCACGATCGCGCCGGCCGCCCGGGAGGACCTCCAGCGGGCCGAGGAGCTGACGGTGCGCACCAACCAGCTCAACGCCACCGGCCGCACCTACTCCTACGACGAGCTGGACGAGCTGCGCGAGTCCCCCGACCACCTGCTGCTGGTCGCCAGTCTGGTGGACCGGTTCGGTTCGTACGGCAAGATCGGCCTGGCGCTGGTGGAGAAGGGCGACCCGGACTGGCGGCTGCGGATGATGCTGATGTCGTGCCGGGTGATGTCCCGCGGCGTCGGCTCGGTGCTGCTCAGCCACGTCATGGAACGCGCCCGCGCGGCCGGCGCCGGGCTGACCGCGGACTTCGTGGAGACCGGGCGCAACCGGATGATGCAGATCACCTACGCGTTCGGCGGGTTCCGCGAGGTGTCCAGGGACGGCGCCCGGGTGGTGCTGGCGGCGGACATGTCGCAGATCCAGCCGGCGCCGGGCTACGTCACGCTGGAGGTGAAGCCGTGA
- a CDS encoding acyl-CoA dehydrogenase family protein: MRAFVDEWIVPVADAYDRAGAVPEEVQERVGEQGLWAPFLPARWGGRDLDMVTLGAVHEEVGRGCSSVRSLLTVHTMLSWALLRWGSDAQLQQWAGDLATGRVRGAFCLSEPGAGSDAAGISTRVEPHRGGWLLNGRKKWITGGQRADLYLVFARTETSIVALLVPRRAPGVRVTPIEDMLGTRASLIAEIEFDDVELGPEALLGPSSFASGMVLSGTLDLGRYSVACGSVGIVQACLEACAAYTSHRTVAGSRLRDLPLIRSKLSDMVTDVRAARLLCRRAGELKDAGDPATIMATWVAKYFASTAAARHSTEAVQVHGANGMTADFPVARMYRDAKVMELIEGSNEIQRMTIADEAFREGAQ; the protein is encoded by the coding sequence GTGCGCGCCTTCGTCGACGAGTGGATCGTTCCGGTGGCCGACGCGTACGACCGGGCCGGCGCGGTGCCGGAGGAGGTCCAGGAGCGGGTCGGGGAACAGGGCCTGTGGGCCCCGTTCCTCCCCGCCCGCTGGGGCGGCCGGGACCTGGACATGGTGACCCTGGGCGCGGTGCACGAGGAGGTGGGCCGCGGCTGCTCCTCGGTCCGTTCCCTGCTCACCGTGCACACCATGCTCTCCTGGGCGCTGCTGCGCTGGGGCAGCGACGCCCAGCTCCAGCAGTGGGCGGGCGACCTGGCCACCGGCCGGGTGCGGGGCGCGTTCTGCCTGTCCGAGCCGGGCGCCGGCAGCGACGCGGCCGGCATCTCCACCCGGGTCGAGCCGCACCGCGGCGGCTGGCTGCTCAACGGCCGCAAGAAGTGGATCACCGGCGGTCAGCGCGCGGACCTGTACCTGGTGTTCGCGCGCACCGAGACCTCGATCGTGGCGCTGCTGGTGCCGCGCCGCGCGCCCGGTGTGCGGGTCACGCCGATCGAGGACATGCTCGGCACCCGCGCGTCGCTGATCGCCGAGATCGAGTTCGACGATGTGGAGCTGGGGCCCGAGGCGCTGCTCGGGCCCAGCTCCTTCGCCTCCGGCATGGTGCTCAGCGGCACGCTGGACCTGGGGCGCTACAGCGTGGCGTGCGGGTCGGTCGGCATCGTCCAGGCGTGCCTGGAGGCGTGCGCGGCCTACACCTCGCACCGCACGGTGGCCGGCAGCCGGCTGCGGGACCTGCCGCTGATCCGGTCCAAGCTCTCCGACATGGTCACCGACGTACGGGCGGCGCGGCTGCTGTGCCGCCGCGCCGGTGAGCTGAAGGACGCCGGGGACCCGGCGACGATCATGGCCACCTGGGTGGCGAAGTACTTCGCGTCCACGGCCGCGGCCCGGCACTCCACCGAGGCCGTCCAGGTGCACGGCGCCAACGGGATGACCGCCGACTTCCCGGTCGCGCGGATGTACCGGGACGCGAAGGTGATGGAGCTGATCGAGGGCAGCAACGAGATCCAGCGGATGACGATCGCCGACGAGGCGTTCCGGGAGGGAGCACAGTGA